Proteins from a genomic interval of Rosa chinensis cultivar Old Blush chromosome 2, RchiOBHm-V2, whole genome shotgun sequence:
- the LOC112186732 gene encoding protein unc-13 homolog produces MAQIIRDRVFGSFGGSRRHNRVPIPIPQPEPEPEPERVVMPVYPVEDLPNPFGDLGPHLSDSDLRETVYEILVGACRSSGPKPLTYTPQSEKITDRNSQSSSSSSSLSSLQRSLTSSAKKALGLQQTASSKRLGGSSKRSGSVFELMRVQMRVSEQTDTRIRRALLRVAAGQLGRKIESMVLPLELLQHFRSLDFANQQEYEAWQRRNLKVLEVGLLVYPHMPSDRKDTAPQQLRKIIRGALEKPMETGKNTETMQVLRSLVMSLACRSFDGTVSDTCHWADGFPLNLRLYQKLLESCFDLNEETSIIEELDEVLEVMKKTWVVLGINQILHNLCFAWVLFHRYVTTGQVDNDLLFAANNLLAEVQQDANATKDPSYLKIVSSTLNTILGWTERRLLAYRDVFNAGNIESMQNIVSLGVLSAKVLVEDISHEYRRKRKEVDVARDRVDTYIRSSIRTAFAQKLEKVGSNKRLSKSQNNRIPTLSVLATEVSELAFSEKDIFGPVLKRWHPFATGVAMATLHSCYGDKLKQFVDGISELTPDTVQVLKAADKLEKDIVQIAVEDSVDSEDGGKSIIQEMPPYEAEAVMAELAKAWIRTRLDRLKEWVDRNLQQEVWNPQANKERFAPSAIEVLRIVDETLEAFFMLPIPMHPGLIPELKTGLDRCLQYYVSKAKTGCGTRITFIPTLPALTRCSAGSKFHGVFKKKERSHINQRRKSQVGSTNGDGSFGIPQLCVRINTLQHIRMELGVFEKRIVAHLGNLESTQKGDFANGMGKMFELSAPACFEGIQQLCEATAYKVVFHELSHVLWDGLYNVDAPSCRIEPFLQELEQFLEIISSTVHNRVRTRLITDVMKASFDGFLLVLLAGGPSRSFTLRDSNIIEEDFKFLTDLFWSNGDGLPADLIAKLSTTVKDILPLYRTETDSLIEKFKRTTLENYGSSAKSHLPLPPTSDEWNSNDPNTLLRVLCHRNDETAAKFLKKTYNLPKKL; encoded by the exons ATGGCCCAGATTATCAGAGACAGAGTTTTCGGCTCCTTTGGTGGTTCCAGACGACACAACAGAGTCCCTATTCCAATTCCACAACCCGAACCCGAACCCGAACCCGAACGCGTCGTCATGCCCGTTTACCCGGTCGAAGACCTGCCCAACCCGTTCGGGGACTTGGGCCCGCATCTCTCGGACTCGGACCTCCGAGAAACCGTCTACGAGATCCTAGTCGGAGCCTGCCGGAGCTCCGGCCCGAAACCGCTCACCTACACCCCGCAGTCGGAGAAGATCACCGACCGGAATTcccagtcttcttcttcttcctcctcgctGTCGTCACTTCAGAGGTCGCTGACGTCATCGGCGAAGAAGGCTCTGGGTTTGCAGCAAACGGCGTCGTCTAAGAGGCTCGGTGGGAGTAGTAAACGGTCCGGGTCGGTTTTTGAGCTCATGCGGGTCCAGATGAGGGTTTCGGAGCAGACCGATACCCGAATCAGGAGAGCCCTTCTCAGAGTTGCTGCTGGTCAG CTCGGACGAAAGATAGAGAGCATGGTTTTGCCTCTGGAGCTGTTACAGCATTTCAGGTCGTTAGATTTTGCGAATCAGCAGGAGTATGAAGCTTGGCAGAGGAGGAATTTGAAGGTTCTTGAAGTGGGACTCCTGGTGTATCCTCATATGCCGTCGGATAGAAAAGACACCGCTCCTCAACAGCTCCGGAAGATTATACGTGGGGCCTTGGAGAAACCCATGGAAACTGGAAAGAACACCGAGACAATGCAAGTTCTCCGCAGTCTTGTTATGTCGCTTGCCTGCAGATCGTTTGATGGTACTGTTTCCGACACATGCCACTGGGCAGATGGGTTTCCGTTGAATCTCAGGCTCTACCAAAAGCTCCTGGAATCGTGTTTTGACCTGAATGAAGAAACTTCTATTATTGAAGAGCTTGATGAGGTTTTAGAAGTCATGAAGAAGACCTGGGTAGTCCTTGGAATAAACCAAATTCTGCATAATCTGTGTTTTGCATGGGTTTTATTTCATCGATATGTTACAACTGGCCAAGTGGATAATGACCTGCTGTTTGCAGCCAATAACCTCTTGGCGGAAGTTCAGCAAGATGCCAATGCCACAAAAGATCCATCTTATTTGAAGATCGTAAGTTCAACATTGAATACAATACTGGGTTGGACTGAGAGAAGGCTTCTTGCCTACCGTGATGTTTTCAACGCTGGCAATATTGAGTCGATGCAAAACATTGTCTCCCTGGGGGTATTATCAGCAAAAGTACTAGTAGAGGATATCTCTCACGAGTATCGTaggaagagaaaagaagttGATGTGGCACGTGACAGGGTTGACACCTACATAAGATCATCAATACGCACTGCTTTTGCTCAG AAACTGGAAAAAGTGGGCTCCAACAAGCGCCTATCAAAGAGCCAAAATAATCGTATTCCTACCTTGTCCGTCCTTGCAACAGAAGTTAGCGAACTGGCCTTTAGTGAGAAAGATATATTTGGTCCAGTGTTGAAGAGATGGCACCCTTTTGCAACGGGTGTTGCTATGGCTACGCTGCATTCTTGCTATGGAGACAAGCTCAAGCAATTTGTGGATGGTATCAGTGAGTTGACTCCTGATACTGTACAAGTACTAAAAGCTGCTGACAAATTGGAGAAAGATATTGTGCAGATTGCTGTCGAAGATTCAGTAGATAGTGAGGATGGCGGGAAATCCATCATACAGGAGATGCCTCCTTATGAGGCTGAAGCTGTAATGGCTGAGCTTGCGAAGGCTTGGATAAGGACAAGATTGGACAGGCTGAAGGAATGGGTTGACAGAAATCTGCAACAAGAG GTCTGGAATCCACAAGCGAACAAAGAACGCTTTGCTCCTTCTGCCATTGAAGTTTTACGCATTGTAGATGAAACATTGGAAGCATTCTTTATGTTGCCTATACCAATGCATCCTGGCTTGATTCCAGAATTGAAGACTGGTCTTGATAGATGTCTTCAATACTATGTATCGAAAGCCAAGACTGGCTGTG GAACCCGAATTACCTTCATTCCCACTTTGCCTGCTTTGACTAGATGTTCAGCGGGATCAAAATTTCATGGTGTATTCAAGAAGAAGGAAAGGTCACATATAAACCAGAGGAGGAAATCTCAGGTTGGAAGTACAAATGGGGATGGTTCATTTGGGATTCCGCAACTTTGTGTTCGCATTAATACTCTGCAGCATATTCGAATGGAGTTGGGAGTTTTTGAGAAGAGGATTGTTGCTCATCTTGGGAACTTGGAATCCACTCAAAAGGGAGATTTTGCGAATGGGATGGGCAAAATGTTTGAGCTCTCAGCACCTGCTTGTTTCGAAGGGATCCAACAACTTTGTGAGGCAACAGCTTACAAGGTTGTTTTCCATGAACTAAGTCATGTTCTTTGGGATGGCTTGTATAATGTGGATGCTCCCTCATGTAGAATTGAGCCATTTCTTCAGGAACTTgagcaatttttggagattatCTCGTCAACAGTTCACAACAGAGTTAGAACGCGTCTTATTACGGATGTCATGAAAGCTTCTTTTGATGGGTTCTTGTTGGTTTTGCTAGCTGGAGGCCCTTCCCGCAGTTTCACACTGAGAGATTCTAACATAATAGAGGAGGATTTTAAATTTCTGACTGATTTGTTCTGGTCAAACGGGGATGGATTACCAGCTGATTTAATAGCTAAGTTGTCAACCACTGTTAAGGACATCCTTCCTCTCTACCGTACTGAGACTGATAGCCTTATTGAAAAGTTCAAGCGCACGACTTTGGAGAACTATGGCTCTTCTGCGAAGTCCCACCTGCCATTGC